The following are encoded together in the Halopseudomonas salegens genome:
- a CDS encoding DUF1302 domain-containing protein encodes MTKKMHAWQLAALPLAISLASFSGTANAVDFNIGDVRGQFDSQLSIGVSMSMEDADDRFIDYRTPGENGQAVARTSDDGRLNYDKGDIFSKIVRGTHDLSLTYENSGAFFRGKYWYDFETKDGSQRFYDIDDAGRHPLTKASGIYLLDAFVYHNYFIGNNPGNIRLGRQVVSWGESTFIQNSINSINPIDVAALRRPGAELKEGLIPVEMLYLNQGLTANLSMEAFYQLKWAPSVLDNCGTFWGADTLAKGCNDRLVVAGPDYPQGEPTNALAGLGNASYIVRARKDKDASDDGQWGVAFRYFAPQLNDTEFGFYAMNYHSRAPFYSSIAGRVLGQNALVGAGALPPAIFGSTLAPVQGIDGAVGPAGYFFEYPEDIRLYGVSFQTNLGGTSLGGEISYRPNMPMQINSGDQSRTALLAAGIPLDGIGVPGGVAVVPGSDNTHRGLEGQVNPGDYIQGYVRKEFWQAQVTAIHFIERVMGASRLALVGEVGVNHIGGLGDTTKFGRDSLFGQSPYVAGDTGAQGTCASVDADSLTGGNRALSWCENDGFYTDWSWGYRVRAALNYSNVFRGVNLSPSIAWSHDVDGYGPNFNEDAKSVSLALNADYANKYNASISYTSYFDGKYNTNVDRDFASVSFSVSF; translated from the coding sequence ATGACAAAAAAAATGCATGCTTGGCAGCTTGCTGCATTGCCTCTGGCAATCAGTCTGGCCAGCTTCTCAGGAACCGCCAACGCAGTAGATTTCAACATCGGTGATGTGCGTGGTCAGTTTGACTCGCAATTGTCGATTGGTGTGAGCATGTCCATGGAAGATGCGGACGATCGGTTCATCGATTACCGTACTCCGGGCGAAAATGGCCAGGCCGTAGCCCGCACCTCGGATGACGGCCGCCTGAACTACGATAAGGGTGATATTTTCTCCAAGATCGTTCGTGGTACTCATGACCTCTCGCTGACCTACGAGAACTCTGGTGCCTTTTTCCGCGGCAAGTACTGGTACGATTTCGAAACCAAAGACGGTAGCCAGCGTTTTTACGATATCGATGATGCCGGCCGTCACCCGTTGACCAAGGCTTCCGGTATCTATCTGCTGGATGCGTTCGTTTATCACAACTATTTCATCGGCAACAACCCGGGCAACATCCGTCTCGGTCGCCAGGTTGTCAGCTGGGGTGAAAGTACTTTCATCCAGAACTCCATCAACAGCATCAACCCGATCGACGTAGCCGCCTTGCGTCGCCCTGGTGCAGAACTCAAGGAAGGCCTGATTCCGGTGGAAATGCTCTACCTGAACCAGGGTCTGACCGCCAACCTGAGCATGGAGGCCTTCTATCAGCTGAAGTGGGCGCCTTCAGTTCTGGATAACTGCGGTACTTTCTGGGGTGCCGACACCCTGGCCAAGGGCTGTAATGACCGCCTGGTCGTCGCGGGTCCCGACTATCCGCAGGGTGAGCCTACGAATGCCTTGGCCGGATTGGGCAATGCGTCGTACATCGTTCGCGCGCGCAAAGACAAGGATGCCAGTGATGATGGTCAGTGGGGTGTCGCCTTCCGTTATTTCGCGCCTCAGCTGAATGACACCGAGTTCGGCTTCTACGCCATGAACTACCACAGCCGTGCACCTTTCTACTCCAGCATTGCCGGTCGTGTTCTGGGCCAGAATGCCCTGGTCGGTGCCGGCGCTCTGCCGCCTGCCATCTTCGGCTCTACCCTGGCTCCGGTACAGGGGATTGATGGCGCCGTGGGTCCGGCGGGTTACTTCTTCGAATACCCGGAAGACATCCGTCTGTATGGCGTCAGCTTCCAGACCAATCTGGGTGGTACTTCGTTGGGTGGTGAAATCAGCTACCGTCCGAACATGCCGATGCAGATCAACTCCGGTGACCAGAGCCGTACCGCACTGCTGGCCGCGGGCATTCCGCTGGATGGCATTGGTGTACCGGGTGGTGTAGCCGTGGTTCCGGGTAGTGACAATACCCACCGTGGCCTGGAAGGTCAGGTCAACCCCGGCGATTACATCCAGGGTTATGTACGCAAGGAGTTCTGGCAGGCGCAGGTAACCGCCATTCACTTTATCGAGCGTGTGATGGGTGCCAGTCGTCTGGCCCTGGTAGGTGAAGTGGGTGTCAACCACATCGGTGGCCTGGGTGATACCACCAAGTTCGGCCGTGATTCGCTGTTTGGTCAGAGCCCCTACGTGGCTGGTGATACCGGCGCTCAAGGCACCTGTGCCTCGGTCGATGCGGATAGCCTGACCGGTGGCAACCGGGCGTTGAGCTGGTGTGAGAACGATGGTTTCTACACCGACTGGTCCTGGGGTTACCGGGTACGCGCGGCGCTCAATTACAGCAACGTATTCCGCGGTGTGAACCTGAGCCCGAGCATTGCCTGGTCGCATGATGTTGACGGTTATGGTCCGAACTTCAACGAAGATGCCAAATCAGTCAGCCTGGCGCTGAATGCTGATTACGCGAACAAATACAACGCCAGTATCAGCTACACCTCGTACTTCGATGGTAAGTACAACACCAACGTTGATCGTGACTTTGCATCTGTCAGCTTCAGCGTAAGCTTCTAA
- a CDS encoding helix-turn-helix domain-containing protein: MTQSTSPLACQRLQERAFWVQGIYKALSYCDKSPEQLPDHLQSLCSADNLTATKVSQAQMNQLWQAAMELTGDPHFGLHMGQMTCGNTLKVLILAASSSATAGDAIERIIHFFPIFSTQAQLYTTEDEQYLTLYLQPKGNPHAMHIEALISQCEKIWRAITPEKLPLVMETRLPQDSDRNRPLYEQALGCKVRTGSKRIAVRFNHQALREPLSSADDFLLRRLDTSLEDMLSELPNVDFAEQVKQRIRQLIGEREVNEELVAAPFNMSPRHLRRKLSAVQTTYERLLDEVRMEIAIRLIREARLSLGRIAYELGFLDPSSFTRAFRRWTGMSPTAFKDNALKDRAAS, from the coding sequence ATGACTCAATCGACGTCACCGCTTGCCTGCCAGCGCTTGCAGGAAAGAGCTTTTTGGGTTCAGGGGATTTACAAGGCCTTGTCCTACTGCGACAAGTCACCGGAACAACTGCCCGATCACCTGCAGTCATTGTGCAGCGCTGACAATCTGACGGCCACCAAAGTCAGTCAGGCGCAGATGAATCAGCTCTGGCAGGCGGCCATGGAGTTGACCGGTGATCCGCATTTTGGCCTGCATATGGGGCAAATGACCTGCGGCAATACCCTGAAGGTATTGATTCTTGCCGCCTCTTCCAGCGCAACAGCGGGTGACGCCATTGAGCGTATCATTCATTTTTTCCCGATCTTCAGCACTCAAGCCCAACTGTATACCACCGAAGATGAGCAATACCTGACGCTCTATCTGCAACCCAAGGGCAACCCGCACGCCATGCATATCGAGGCATTGATCAGCCAATGCGAGAAAATCTGGCGTGCGATCACCCCGGAAAAATTGCCTCTGGTGATGGAAACCCGTCTGCCCCAGGACAGTGATCGCAATCGACCACTATACGAGCAAGCCCTCGGTTGCAAGGTGCGCACCGGCAGCAAACGCATTGCCGTGCGTTTCAACCACCAGGCACTTCGCGAACCTCTGAGCAGTGCTGATGATTTTTTGTTGCGACGACTGGATACCTCACTGGAAGACATGCTCAGTGAACTGCCCAATGTGGACTTTGCCGAGCAGGTCAAGCAGCGCATTCGGCAGCTGATAGGCGAGCGCGAAGTCAATGAAGAGCTGGTGGCGGCGCCTTTCAATATGAGCCCACGGCATTTGCGTCGCAAGTTGAGTGCCGTGCAAACCACCTATGAGCGCTTGCTGGACGAAGTACGGATGGAAATAGCCATTCGACTGATTCGAGAAGCGCGTCTGAGCCTGGGACGGATTGCCTACGAGCTGGGTTTTCTGGACCCGAGCAGCTTTACTCGCGCCTTCCGCCGCTGGACCGGGATGAGCCCGACGGCGTTCAAGGATAATGCCCTGAAAGATCGGGCTGCGTCCTAG
- a CDS encoding DUF1329 domain-containing protein produces MRKQMTLLGAGGLALSLLATSVMAQQPDYSRLGADLTPVGAERAGNAAGTIPEWTGGLDSDAGRLLEDGFAVNPYEGEQPEFVITAQNYQDYSDNLTPGQIALFERYPETFQMPVYQSHRSIGYSQDVYDQVQRMAGQAQLVNNGDGITNFPHGTFAFPIPQSGVEVVWNHNTRYRKNVHRFYMQAMPQVNGSYTLIKLEEEVGYPNQMADVDHESIPNTLLYFKQRVNAPSRLAGNVLLVHDSLDQLQEPRMAWVYNAGQRRVRRAPQVAYDGPGTASDGMRTSDNFAMYNGAPDRYDWELVGKKEVFIPYNSYKLTERGLPYEDVLQAGHINPEHTRFELHRVWEVQGTVKDGQRHIYAQRNFFMDEDSWLITLADHYDGRGTLWRVGEGHIAHNYHEKIPGYAIETLYDLIAGRYIALGMYTEERAAPNFDYTPSYNQFTPAALRASGVR; encoded by the coding sequence ATGCGTAAACAAATGACTCTGCTGGGTGCCGGTGGTCTGGCGCTTAGTTTGCTCGCCACCAGCGTTATGGCGCAGCAGCCCGACTATAGCCGCCTGGGTGCTGACCTGACGCCGGTCGGTGCCGAGCGTGCCGGCAATGCCGCGGGCACCATTCCCGAGTGGACTGGTGGTCTGGATAGCGATGCCGGTCGGCTTCTGGAGGATGGCTTTGCGGTCAATCCGTACGAGGGCGAGCAGCCCGAGTTTGTGATTACCGCGCAAAACTACCAGGACTACAGCGACAACCTGACCCCCGGTCAGATCGCCCTGTTCGAGCGTTATCCGGAAACCTTCCAGATGCCGGTGTATCAGTCACATCGCAGCATCGGTTATTCGCAGGATGTGTATGACCAGGTCCAGCGTATGGCCGGTCAGGCGCAGCTGGTGAATAACGGTGACGGCATCACCAACTTCCCGCACGGTACCTTTGCCTTCCCGATTCCGCAGAGCGGCGTGGAAGTGGTATGGAACCACAACACCCGTTATCGCAAGAACGTGCATCGTTTCTACATGCAGGCGATGCCGCAGGTGAACGGTTCCTACACCCTGATCAAGCTGGAAGAGGAAGTCGGTTATCCGAACCAGATGGCGGATGTGGATCACGAGTCCATTCCCAACACCTTGCTGTACTTCAAGCAACGGGTGAATGCGCCGTCACGTCTGGCAGGTAACGTGTTGCTGGTCCACGATTCACTGGATCAGTTGCAGGAACCGCGTATGGCGTGGGTGTACAATGCGGGTCAGCGTCGTGTTCGTCGCGCTCCGCAGGTGGCCTATGACGGTCCGGGTACAGCGTCGGACGGCATGCGGACCTCGGACAACTTCGCCATGTACAACGGTGCCCCGGATCGTTACGACTGGGAGCTGGTGGGCAAGAAGGAAGTCTTCATTCCCTACAACAGCTACAAGCTGACCGAGCGTGGTCTGCCGTACGAGGATGTGTTGCAGGCGGGTCATATCAACCCGGAACACACCCGTTTCGAGCTGCATCGCGTGTGGGAAGTGCAGGGTACGGTCAAGGATGGTCAACGCCATATTTACGCCCAGCGTAACTTCTTTATGGACGAAGACTCCTGGCTGATCACCCTGGCCGATCACTACGACGGTCGTGGCACTCTGTGGCGCGTAGGTGAAGGCCACATTGCGCACAACTATCACGAGAAGATCCCGGGGTATGCAATTGAAACCCTGTATGATCTGATCGCTGGTCGTTACATCGCTCTGGGTATGTACACCGAAGAGCGTGCGGCGCCGAACTTTGATTACACGCCGAGTTACAACCAGTTCACGCCGGCCGCACTGCGCGCATCCGGGGTACGTTGA
- a CDS encoding DUF1302 domain-containing protein, with amino-acid sequence MTKKMHAWQLAALPLAISLASFSGTANAVAFDIGDVRGQFDSQLSIGMSMSTEDADDRFIDYRTPGQNGQAVARTSDDGRLNYEKGDIFSKIVRGTHDLSLTYENSGAFFRGKYWYDFETKDGSQRFYDIDDAGRHPLTKASGIYLLDAFVYHNYFIGNNPGNIRLGRQVVSWGESTFIQNSINSINPIDVAALRRPGAELKEGLIPVEMLYLNQGLTANLSMEAFYQLKWAPSVLDNCGTFWGADTLAKGCNDRLVVAGSDYPQGEPNAALAGLGNAPYIVRARKDKDASDDGQWGVAFRYFAPQLNDTEFGFYAMNYHSRAPFYSSIAGRVLGQNALVGAGALPPAIFGSTLAPVQGVDGAMGPAGYFFEYPEDIRLYGVSFQTNLGGTSVGGEISYRPNMPMQISSGDQSRTALLAAGIPLDGIGVPGGVAVVPGSDNTHRGLEGQVNPGDYIQGYVRKEFWQAQVTAIHFIERVMGASRLSLVGEVGVNHIGGLGDTTKFGRDSLFGQSPYVAGDTGAEGTCASVDAASLTGGNRALSWCENDGFYTDWSWGYRVRAALDYSNVFRGVNLSPSIAWSHDVDGYGPNFNEDAKSVSLALNADYANKYNASISYTSYFDGKYNTNVDRDFASVSFSVSF; translated from the coding sequence ATGACAAAAAAAATGCACGCCTGGCAGCTTGCTGCATTGCCTTTGGCAATCAGTCTGGCCAGCTTCTCAGGAACCGCCAACGCAGTCGCTTTCGATATCGGTGATGTGCGTGGTCAGTTTGACTCGCAATTGTCGATTGGCATGAGCATGTCCACGGAAGATGCGGACGATCGGTTCATCGATTACCGCACGCCAGGCCAGAATGGCCAGGCCGTAGCCCGCACCTCGGATGACGGCCGCCTGAACTACGAGAAGGGTGACATCTTCTCCAAGATTGTTCGCGGTACTCATGACCTGTCGCTGACCTACGAGAACTCCGGTGCCTTCTTCCGCGGCAAGTACTGGTACGATTTCGAAACCAAAGACGGCAGCCAGCGTTTTTACGATATCGATGATGCCGGCCGTCACCCGTTGACCAAGGCTTCCGGTATCTATCTGCTGGATGCGTTCGTTTATCACAACTATTTCATCGGCAACAACCCGGGCAACATCCGTCTCGGTCGCCAGGTTGTCAGCTGGGGTGAAAGTACTTTCATCCAGAACTCCATCAACAGCATCAACCCGATCGACGTAGCCGCCTTGCGTCGCCCTGGTGCAGAACTCAAGGAAGGCCTGATTCCGGTGGAAATGCTCTACCTGAACCAGGGTCTGACCGCCAACCTGAGCATGGAGGCCTTCTATCAGCTGAAGTGGGCGCCTTCAGTTCTGGATAACTGCGGTACTTTCTGGGGTGCCGACACCCTGGCCAAGGGCTGTAATGACCGCCTGGTCGTCGCGGGTTCCGACTATCCGCAGGGTGAGCCCAACGCTGCTCTGGCTGGACTGGGCAATGCGCCCTACATCGTTCGCGCGCGCAAAGACAAGGATGCCAGTGATGATGGCCAGTGGGGTGTGGCCTTCCGTTATTTCGCGCCTCAGCTGAATGACACCGAGTTCGGCTTCTATGCCATGAACTACCATAGCCGTGCACCTTTCTACTCCAGCATTGCCGGCCGTGTTCTGGGTCAGAATGCCCTGGTTGGTGCCGGCGCCCTGCCGCCTGCCATCTTTGGCTCCACCCTGGCTCCGGTACAAGGGGTTGATGGTGCCATGGGTCCGGCGGGTTACTTCTTCGAGTACCCGGAAGATATCCGTCTGTATGGCGTCAGCTTCCAGACCAACCTGGGTGGTACCTCGGTGGGTGGTGAAATCAGCTACCGTCCGAACATGCCGATGCAGATCAGCTCCGGTGACCAGAGCCGTACCGCACTGCTGGCCGCGGGCATTCCGCTGGATGGCATTGGTGTACCGGGTGGTGTAGCCGTGGTTCCGGGTAGCGACAATACCCACCGTGGCCTGGAAGGTCAGGTCAACCCCGGCGACTACATTCAGGGTTATGTACGCAAGGAATTCTGGCAGGCGCAGGTAACCGCCATTCACTTTATCGAGCGTGTGATGGGTGCCAGCCGCCTGTCGCTGGTGGGTGAAGTGGGTGTCAACCACATCGGTGGCCTGGGTGATACCACCAAGTTCGGTCGTGACTCGCTGTTTGGTCAGAGCCCTTACGTGGCTGGTGATACCGGCGCTGAAGGCACCTGTGCCTCGGTCGATGCGGCCAGCCTGACCGGTGGCAACCGGGCGTTGAGCTGGTGTGAGAACGATGGTTTCTACACCGACTGGTCCTGGGGCTACCGGGTCCGTGCAGCGCTGGATTACAGCAACGTGTTCCGCGGTGTGAACTTGAGCCCGAGCATTGCCTGGTCGCATGATGTTGACGGTTATGGTCCGAACTTCAACGAAGATGCCAAATCAGTCAGCCTGGCGCTGAATGCTGATTACGCGAACAAATACAACGCCAGTATCAGCTACACCTCGTACTTCGATGGTAAGTACAACACCAACGTTGACCGTGACTTTGCATCTGTCAGCTTCAGCGTAAGCTTCTAA
- a CDS encoding helix-turn-helix domain-containing protein — protein sequence MTATSPLIRTSRESSAAPQEHACWLTLINLGLACYHCSLDDSSSSRPFSQTPRSATDRLSQDTCSMLWSEAVSISNEPLFGLRLMQQQLPTPLQAVALAARASTHLGAALDILSRYLPLLTNQARLDIHTDEQQAQLILLPIGQPHQQHLHAMLGYIVRLLEELHEHRPAQLRIEMPLEKHVHAEAEKLLQHSLQATTDYCRISLPRAALEIPLSGADDILLNGMHDTLGNMLAHTPTISLIEQVKKRILTLMSSGEISEKAIAEPMKISPRHLRRKLNQHGTTYEQLVDEVRRDNALRLIADHGLSLTEIAYELGFLDPSSFTRAFRRWTDMSPTGYRRQQAGGKRRLSA from the coding sequence ATGACTGCGACTTCCCCTTTGATCAGGACGAGCAGGGAGTCTAGCGCCGCACCGCAGGAACATGCCTGCTGGCTGACTCTCATCAACCTCGGGCTGGCTTGCTACCACTGCTCTCTGGATGACTCATCATCCTCCCGGCCATTCAGTCAGACTCCGCGCAGTGCAACAGACCGCCTGAGCCAGGATACGTGCTCCATGCTCTGGAGCGAGGCGGTGTCTATCAGCAATGAGCCCTTGTTTGGCCTCCGGCTCATGCAACAGCAACTTCCGACCCCCTTGCAAGCCGTTGCTTTGGCGGCCAGAGCATCTACCCACCTCGGCGCCGCGCTGGATATCCTGAGCCGCTATCTACCGTTACTGACCAATCAGGCGCGGCTGGACATCCACACTGACGAGCAACAAGCTCAGCTGATACTGCTACCGATCGGACAGCCTCACCAACAGCATCTTCATGCCATGTTGGGATATATCGTCCGATTGCTTGAAGAGTTGCACGAACATCGCCCGGCACAATTGCGTATTGAGATGCCACTGGAAAAGCACGTTCATGCTGAAGCAGAAAAACTGTTGCAGCATTCACTGCAGGCGACCACCGATTATTGTCGTATCAGCCTGCCACGCGCAGCGCTGGAGATTCCACTCAGCGGCGCAGACGATATACTGCTCAATGGCATGCATGACACCCTGGGCAACATGTTGGCGCATACGCCAACCATTAGCCTGATCGAGCAGGTAAAAAAGCGTATTTTGACCCTGATGAGCTCAGGCGAGATATCGGAAAAAGCCATTGCCGAACCGATGAAAATCAGCCCGCGGCATTTGCGGCGAAAACTCAACCAGCACGGCACGACCTACGAACAGCTGGTTGACGAGGTTCGCCGCGACAACGCATTGCGACTGATTGCTGACCATGGACTGTCGCTGACCGAAATCGCCTATGAACTCGGTTTTCTCGACCCAAGCAGCTTTACCCGGGCCTTCCGCCGCTGGACGGATATGAGCCCAACCGGCTACCGGCGGCAGCAGGCTGGGGGCAAGCGCCGGCTCAGTGCTTGA
- a CDS encoding class I SAM-dependent methyltransferase — translation MLRKLVGSLALSLSLSAVAQQDAAMPPQLSLEHQEAVRQAVSAGGRSITNVMRDAHRNPEQTLAFFGVEPGHTVIEAWPGEGWYSEILAPLLREEGKLIAAHFDPQSDNEYFRDSLEDYQRLMQRPRSKLEGVELSVLNYDPQQPIAEPESADRVLTFRNVHNWLAAGEEQAQIVFNKFYAALKPGGKLGVVEHRARVGTSLEQMVETGYVAEELIIAMAEEAGFELLSRSPVNQNPQDNTDHPEGVWTLPPTLRLGDENRAQYLSIGESDRMTLLFIKH, via the coding sequence ATGTTGAGAAAGTTAGTCGGGTCGCTTGCGCTGTCATTGTCGCTGTCTGCCGTTGCCCAGCAAGACGCCGCAATGCCGCCACAGTTATCGCTGGAGCACCAGGAGGCTGTGCGGCAGGCGGTGAGTGCGGGCGGCCGCTCGATCACCAACGTAATGCGCGACGCTCATCGCAACCCTGAACAGACGCTGGCCTTCTTTGGCGTTGAGCCGGGGCATACCGTCATCGAAGCATGGCCCGGGGAGGGCTGGTACAGTGAAATACTCGCTCCCTTGCTGCGCGAGGAAGGCAAGCTGATTGCAGCCCATTTCGATCCGCAGAGCGACAACGAATACTTTCGTGACAGTCTGGAAGACTATCAGCGTCTCATGCAACGCCCCCGCAGCAAGCTCGAGGGTGTTGAGCTGAGTGTGCTGAATTACGACCCGCAGCAGCCGATTGCCGAGCCCGAGTCCGCCGATCGGGTGCTGACTTTCCGTAATGTGCATAACTGGCTGGCCGCAGGTGAAGAGCAGGCGCAAATTGTTTTCAACAAGTTTTATGCTGCACTCAAGCCTGGCGGCAAGCTGGGTGTGGTGGAGCACCGTGCTCGCGTCGGAACCAGCCTGGAACAGATGGTCGAAACCGGTTATGTGGCAGAGGAACTGATTATTGCCATGGCCGAAGAGGCCGGCTTTGAGTTGTTGTCGCGCAGCCCGGTCAATCAGAATCCACAGGATAATACCGATCACCCCGAAGGGGTCTGGACCTTGCCGCCAACCCTGCGCCTTGGCGATGAAAACCGTGCACAGTATTTGTCGATCGGTGAAAGTGATCGCATGACCCTGTTGTTCATCAAGCACTGA
- the arsS gene encoding arsenosugar biosynthesis radical SAM (seleno)protein ArsS (Some members of this family are selenoproteins.), giving the protein MRDTLPLLNQLDFPALQRRELETLQVNLTYLCNQRCLHCHVNAGPTRTESMSDEVIQLLYAVIDSHAVQALDLTGGAPEMHPRFRDIVAHAREEGLEVIDRCNLTILSEPGYADLAEFLAEQGVQVSASLPCYSRDNVDQQRGDGVFERSIQGLRQLNALGYGQPDSGLELNLVYNPQGPSLPPPQQALQADYQQHLWEDFGIVFNQLHTITNQPIARFGSTLVSKGQFNTYMTLLKDNFSSDNLPGLMCRNTVSVDWQGYLYDCDFNQMLDLPMPTLARDRSHLRDLLAARLQGRPIATRDHCFACTAGQGSSCGGALGT; this is encoded by the coding sequence GTGCGCGACACCTTGCCCCTGCTGAATCAACTTGACTTCCCTGCCCTGCAACGACGCGAGCTGGAAACCTTGCAGGTCAACCTGACCTACCTGTGCAATCAGCGCTGCCTGCACTGTCATGTCAACGCTGGCCCGACGCGCACGGAAAGCATGTCCGACGAGGTAATCCAGCTACTGTATGCAGTGATTGACAGCCACGCGGTACAGGCCCTGGACCTGACGGGTGGCGCGCCGGAAATGCACCCTCGCTTCCGTGACATCGTTGCCCATGCCCGCGAAGAGGGGCTGGAGGTCATTGATCGCTGCAACCTGACCATTCTCAGCGAACCGGGCTATGCCGATCTGGCCGAATTTCTCGCCGAACAAGGCGTTCAGGTGTCTGCCTCCCTACCCTGTTATTCGCGGGACAATGTTGATCAGCAACGTGGAGACGGCGTATTCGAACGCAGCATACAGGGACTGCGCCAGCTCAACGCCCTGGGTTACGGACAGCCGGATAGCGGCCTGGAACTCAACCTTGTCTACAACCCGCAAGGTCCCAGTCTGCCACCTCCCCAGCAGGCCTTGCAGGCCGATTACCAGCAACACCTGTGGGAAGATTTCGGCATTGTCTTCAATCAGTTGCACACTATCACCAACCAGCCGATTGCCCGTTTTGGCAGCACGCTGGTGAGCAAGGGTCAGTTCAATACCTACATGACCCTGCTAAAGGACAACTTCAGCAGCGACAACCTGCCAGGACTGATGTGCCGCAACACCGTCAGTGTCGACTGGCAGGGCTATCTGTATGACTGTGATTTCAACCAGATGCTCGATCTACCCATGCCCACCCTCGCACGTGATCGTAGCCATTTGCGCGATTTGCTCGCAGCCCGATTGCAAGGCCGACCGATAGCGACCCGTGATCATTGTTTTGCCTGTACCGCAGGCCAGGGGTCGAGCTGCGGCGGTGCATTGGGTACATAA
- a CDS encoding MarR family winged helix-turn-helix transcriptional regulator: MSLPTDAVDPLLLQNQLCHSLYSATNALVRAYRPLLEPLDLTYPQYLVMLALWEADGVAIKQLVSKTRLDSGTLTPILKRLEQKELIERRKGETDERQWLMCLTAVGRDLRQQAEDIPHRLWCMADMELEQARALKSAAEELYRQIRAREEQPKTT, from the coding sequence ATGTCTTTACCTACTGACGCCGTTGATCCGCTGTTGTTACAAAACCAGTTGTGCCATTCCCTGTACTCTGCGACCAACGCGCTGGTACGGGCCTATCGACCCTTGCTGGAACCGCTGGATCTGACCTATCCGCAGTACCTGGTCATGCTGGCTCTGTGGGAGGCTGATGGCGTCGCCATCAAACAGCTGGTCAGCAAAACACGTTTGGATTCAGGCACTTTGACGCCGATCCTGAAGCGACTTGAGCAAAAAGAACTGATCGAACGGCGCAAGGGCGAAACCGATGAGCGGCAATGGTTGATGTGCCTGACTGCGGTCGGGCGTGATCTGCGACAGCAGGCTGAAGATATACCCCACCGCTTGTGGTGTATGGCCGATATGGAGCTGGAACAGGCGCGCGCGTTGAAGTCTGCGGCAGAAGAGCTGTATCGGCAGATACGAGCGCGCGAAGAGCAGCCAAAGACGACCTGA
- a CDS encoding DUF1499 domain-containing protein — MLKTLLIILALLALLIVAFFVRIYWQNAQVPALGHTQGQLTPLSSKPNGVSSQTSDADKKVEPWPFIDDQSSSMQAIMAAVQSYGEADVVTQEPNYLRVVFVTPRMRFRDDAEFYLDADTKLVHFRSASRAGHSDMGLNRKRHQALTRLYLEQQN, encoded by the coding sequence ATGCTGAAAACTCTCCTGATCATTCTTGCCCTGCTCGCGCTGCTGATCGTGGCTTTTTTCGTCCGCATTTATTGGCAAAACGCGCAAGTACCTGCCCTGGGCCATACACAAGGCCAGCTGACTCCCCTGAGCAGCAAACCCAATGGCGTCTCCAGCCAAACCAGCGACGCGGATAAAAAAGTCGAGCCCTGGCCCTTTATTGACGATCAGAGCAGCAGCATGCAGGCCATTATGGCTGCGGTGCAAAGCTACGGTGAGGCCGACGTGGTTACGCAAGAACCGAATTATCTGCGCGTGGTCTTTGTTACCCCGCGGATGCGCTTTCGTGATGATGCCGAATTCTATCTGGATGCAGACACCAAGCTGGTGCACTTCCGCTCCGCCAGCCGTGCCGGACATTCTGACATGGGCCTGAACCGCAAACGCCACCAGGCATTAACCCGCCTGTATCTTGAACAGCAAAACTGA